In Amycolatopsis solani, a single window of DNA contains:
- a CDS encoding SDR family oxidoreductase, which produces MHVFVTGATGWIGSAVVDELLGAGHEVTGLARSDAAALALGKKGARVRRGDLDDLAGLRDGALDAQAVVHLANKHDWGNPAESNRAERAAVETLAEALVGTGRPFALAAGLSGLVKGRPATEADVSPEVGPGSHRGGAENLALEYAEKGVRVLSVRFAPSVHGPGDHGFLAAITAAARKHGVSAYPGDGTTAWAAVARPAAAELVRLGLEGAPAGSRLHAVAEEAVTAREIAEAVGRTLDVPVVSLAPENVGEHFGFVGRFFALDMTASSTRTRELLGWTPSGPGLVEDIEAGAYA; this is translated from the coding sequence ATGCACGTGTTCGTCACCGGCGCGACCGGCTGGATCGGCTCGGCCGTCGTCGACGAGCTTCTCGGCGCCGGGCACGAGGTCACCGGCCTCGCCCGCTCGGACGCCGCCGCGCTCGCGCTCGGCAAGAAGGGCGCGCGGGTCCGGCGCGGCGACCTCGACGACCTGGCCGGGCTACGCGACGGCGCCCTCGACGCCCAGGCCGTCGTCCACCTCGCCAACAAGCACGACTGGGGCAACCCGGCGGAAAGCAACCGGGCCGAACGGGCCGCCGTCGAGACGCTCGCCGAAGCCCTCGTGGGCACAGGCCGGCCGTTCGCCCTCGCGGCCGGCCTCTCCGGCCTGGTGAAGGGGCGGCCCGCCACGGAGGCCGACGTCTCCCCCGAGGTCGGCCCGGGCTCGCACCGCGGTGGCGCCGAGAACCTCGCGCTCGAGTACGCCGAGAAGGGCGTCCGGGTGCTGAGCGTCCGCTTCGCCCCCTCGGTGCACGGCCCCGGCGACCACGGGTTCCTGGCCGCGATCACGGCGGCCGCGCGCAAGCACGGCGTGTCGGCCTACCCCGGCGACGGCACCACCGCGTGGGCCGCGGTCGCCCGGCCCGCCGCGGCCGAGCTCGTCCGCCTCGGCCTCGAAGGCGCCCCGGCCGGGTCCCGGCTGCACGCCGTCGCGGAGGAAGCCGTGACGGCGCGCGAAATCGCCGAGGCGGTCGGGCGCACGCTCGACGTCCCGGTCGTCTCGCTGGCGCCCGAGAACGTCGGCGAGCACTTCGGGTTCGTCGGCCGGTTCTTCGCGCTGGACATGACGGCGTCGAGCACCCGCACGCGCGAGCTGCTCGGCTGGACGCCGTCCGGACCGGGCCTGGTCGAGGACATCGAAGCCGGCGCGTACGCCTGA
- a CDS encoding MFS transporter: MTTNSSTHSGERAGRREWVGLAVLTLPTLLLALDMSVLLLAIPHVTADLHPSSSQMLWIIDIYGFTIAGLLVTSGNLGDRIGHRKLLMIGATLFSAASAVAAFSTSATMLIIARAALGIAGSTLVPTEMALISNMFRDAKQRGMALSIWTSCFMVGLAIGPLVGGVMLSAFWWGSVFLLGLPVMVLLLVAAPILLPRSEPGTGGGRLDLVSAALSLAAVLPVIYGLKELARGEAVLVPTVVLVAGLLFGAAFVRRQRRLADPLLDIRLLGRPAFSGALGILLLGGSTISGILLLFNQYLQLVLGLSPLNSGLWLIPYTVAMMVGYMVAPPLAQKFRPAFVIAVGMAVSAAGFLLLTQVPVTNGLPVTVIGTVLATGGLSPMVVLGINLVIGSAPPEKAGAAGAISQTSNELGIALGIALFGSIATAAYRGQIEVPAGVPSDVATAANGGIAEGTAAAQSLSGQVGSTLLTSVREAFTSGFAVAALVCAILIALLATLALVLFRNVRMDGEEAAPADADITPAPVEADEAA; the protein is encoded by the coding sequence ATGACAACGAACAGCTCGACCCACTCCGGTGAGCGGGCGGGCAGGCGGGAGTGGGTCGGCCTGGCCGTCCTCACGCTTCCGACCCTGCTGCTGGCGCTGGACATGAGCGTGTTGCTCCTGGCGATTCCGCACGTGACCGCGGATTTGCACCCCAGCAGTTCGCAAATGCTGTGGATCATCGACATCTACGGGTTCACCATCGCCGGGCTCCTGGTCACGAGCGGAAACCTCGGCGACCGCATCGGGCACCGGAAACTGCTGATGATCGGTGCGACGCTGTTCAGCGCGGCGTCGGCCGTGGCCGCGTTTTCCACCAGCGCGACGATGCTCATCATCGCCCGGGCGGCGCTCGGGATCGCCGGGTCCACTTTGGTCCCGACCGAAATGGCCCTGATCAGCAACATGTTCCGCGACGCGAAGCAGCGCGGCATGGCGCTCAGCATCTGGACGAGCTGCTTCATGGTCGGCCTGGCGATCGGCCCGCTGGTCGGCGGCGTGATGCTGTCGGCGTTCTGGTGGGGCTCGGTGTTCCTGCTCGGCCTGCCGGTGATGGTGCTGCTGCTGGTCGCCGCGCCGATCCTGCTGCCGCGGTCCGAACCCGGGACGGGAGGCGGCAGGCTGGACCTGGTCAGCGCCGCGCTGTCGCTGGCCGCGGTCCTGCCGGTCATCTACGGCCTGAAGGAACTGGCCCGCGGCGAGGCGGTGCTCGTGCCGACCGTGGTCCTCGTGGCGGGCCTGCTCTTCGGTGCGGCGTTCGTCCGCCGTCAGCGCCGGCTCGCCGACCCGCTCCTGGACATCCGGCTGCTGGGCCGGCCCGCCTTCAGCGGCGCGCTCGGCATCCTGCTGCTCGGCGGGTCCACGATCAGCGGCATCCTGCTGCTGTTCAACCAGTACCTGCAGCTGGTGCTCGGCTTGTCGCCGCTGAACTCCGGGCTCTGGCTGATCCCGTACACCGTCGCGATGATGGTCGGGTACATGGTGGCGCCGCCGCTGGCGCAGAAGTTCCGCCCGGCGTTCGTCATCGCCGTCGGGATGGCCGTGTCCGCCGCCGGTTTCCTGCTGCTCACGCAGGTTCCGGTGACGAACGGGCTGCCGGTCACGGTGATCGGCACGGTCCTCGCGACCGGCGGGCTCTCCCCGATGGTGGTGCTCGGCATCAACCTGGTGATCGGCTCGGCCCCGCCGGAGAAGGCGGGCGCCGCGGGCGCGATTTCGCAGACCAGCAACGAACTCGGCATCGCGCTCGGGATCGCGTTGTTCGGCAGCATCGCCACGGCCGCCTACCGCGGGCAGATCGAGGTGCCGGCCGGGGTGCCGTCGGACGTCGCCACCGCGGCCAACGGCGGCATCGCCGAGGGCACGGCCGCCGCCCAGAGCCTGTCCGGCCAGGTCGGCAGCACGCTGCTCACGTCGGTGCGTGAGGCGTTCACGAGCGGGTTCGCGGTCGCGGCGCTCGTCTGCGCGATCCTGATCGCGCTGCTCGCGACGCTCGCGCTGGTCCTGTTCCGCAACGTCCGGATGGACGGCGAAGAGGCCGCACCGGCCGACGCGGACATCACGCCGGCGCCGGTGGAGGCCGACGAAGCCGCCTGA
- a CDS encoding class I SAM-dependent methyltransferase yields the protein MTADAERSWADIHGAWGDDHAELYDLVFTSRGKNYENEADDITRIIRSRRPAAESLLDVACGTGAHLGRFGKAFDHTEGVELAEAMRSVARRRLPEIPVHPGDMRTFELGRTFDAVVCLGNAIACVETLADMRLAVDRLVKHLEPGGVLVVEPGWFPEQFLDGYVGGHLVEEERQIVSRVTHSTRQGDSARVEIKFVVARPDGIREWTDIFLMHLFTRDEYVSAFEDAGCAVEFADIPWRLGERPHNAPGLFIAVRNDS from the coding sequence ATGACCGCCGACGCCGAGCGCAGCTGGGCCGACATCCACGGCGCCTGGGGCGACGACCACGCCGAGCTCTACGACCTGGTGTTCACCAGCCGCGGCAAGAACTACGAAAACGAAGCCGACGACATCACCCGGATCATCCGGTCGCGCCGGCCCGCCGCGGAGAGCCTGCTGGACGTCGCCTGCGGGACCGGGGCCCACCTGGGCCGCTTCGGCAAGGCGTTCGACCACACCGAAGGCGTCGAGCTCGCCGAAGCCATGCGCTCGGTCGCGCGCCGCCGGCTGCCCGAGATCCCCGTGCACCCCGGCGACATGCGCACCTTCGAGCTGGGCCGCACCTTCGACGCGGTCGTCTGCCTCGGCAACGCGATCGCGTGCGTCGAGACCCTCGCCGACATGCGGCTCGCCGTCGATCGGCTGGTCAAGCACCTGGAACCGGGTGGCGTGCTGGTGGTCGAACCCGGCTGGTTCCCCGAGCAGTTCCTCGACGGGTACGTCGGCGGGCACCTGGTGGAGGAGGAGCGGCAGATCGTCTCCCGCGTCACGCACTCCACCCGGCAGGGTGACAGCGCCCGCGTGGAGATCAAGTTCGTCGTCGCGCGGCCGGACGGCATCCGGGAGTGGACGGACATCTTCCTGATGCACCTGTTCACCCGCGACGAGTACGTGAGCGCGTTCGAAGACGCCGGCTGCGCGGTCGAGTTCGCCGACATCCCGTGGCGGCTCGGCGAGCGCCCGCACAACGCGCCGGGCCTGTTCATCGCCGTGCGCAACGATTCCTGA
- a CDS encoding darcynin family protein: protein MSFEAGVTAFMLVKTTPEWLGLTVAERVHAFETEILPVVKEKAAGVRSRFFDTEFYSARVTDVWVWEAADHQSYQLVIEALRETPFWDRYFEIAEILVGVENGYAKNYGMDTFATVDL from the coding sequence ATGTCCTTCGAAGCCGGCGTAACCGCCTTCATGCTCGTGAAGACGACACCCGAGTGGCTGGGTCTCACCGTGGCGGAGCGGGTGCACGCGTTCGAGACCGAGATCCTCCCGGTCGTCAAGGAAAAGGCCGCGGGGGTGCGGTCGCGGTTCTTCGACACGGAGTTCTACTCCGCGCGCGTCACCGACGTCTGGGTGTGGGAGGCCGCCGACCACCAGTCGTACCAGCTGGTGATCGAGGCCCTGCGCGAAACCCCGTTCTGGGACCGGTACTTCGAGATCGCCGAGATCCTGGTCGGGGTGGAGAACGGGTACGCGAAGAACTACGGGATGGACACCTTCGCGACCGTCGACCTCTAG
- a CDS encoding family 2B encapsulin nanocompartment shell protein — MTLTEPTPQQALGVAAARTLATTTKSRPQMRGITPRWLLTQLPWVEVPAGSYRVTRRLTYTLGDGKLSFYTTGSQVQVVPAELTELALLRDFADETALAALAGAFEHREYDPGTVLAGEGAPLDMLILIAHGKVTRHRSGPYGDDAALATATDGDHLGADLLTRDDATWGFTARAATRVTALVLPAATYARLNGRLESLRTHVAEAAARPRKPQNSKGEASIDLSAGHDGEPLLAGTYVDYDPAPREYELAVAQTVLQVHNRVTDLYNTPHDQLEQQLRLTVEALRERQEHDLINNTDFGLLHNTDLKHRLTTRTGPPTPLDMDDLLCRRRKTKFFLAHPRAIAAFGRACTAHRVYPDIGVLDGKRVQTWRGVPILPCDKIPVTETGTTSILAMRTGEDDAGVIGLRPKELPDEHQPGVNVRWMGISERAITSYLVSAYHSAAVLVPDALGVLDDVEVAN, encoded by the coding sequence GTGACCCTGACCGAACCCACCCCACAGCAGGCGCTGGGGGTCGCGGCCGCGCGGACCCTGGCCACCACCACCAAATCCCGCCCCCAGATGCGCGGCATCACCCCCCGCTGGCTGCTCACCCAGCTCCCCTGGGTCGAGGTCCCCGCCGGCAGCTACCGCGTCACCCGCCGCCTCACCTACACCCTCGGCGACGGCAAACTCTCCTTCTACACCACCGGCTCCCAGGTCCAGGTCGTCCCCGCGGAACTGACCGAACTCGCGCTGCTGCGGGACTTCGCCGACGAGACCGCGCTGGCCGCGTTGGCGGGGGCGTTCGAGCACCGCGAATACGACCCCGGCACTGTTCTGGCCGGGGAGGGGGCGCCGCTGGACATGCTGATCCTGATCGCGCACGGCAAAGTCACCCGCCACCGCAGCGGCCCCTACGGCGACGACGCCGCCCTGGCCACCGCCACCGACGGTGACCACCTCGGCGCCGACCTCCTCACCCGCGACGACGCGACCTGGGGGTTCACCGCCCGCGCCGCCACCCGCGTCACCGCCCTCGTCCTGCCCGCCGCCACCTACGCCCGCCTCAACGGGCGGCTGGAATCCCTGCGGACGCATGTCGCCGAGGCGGCCGCGCGACCTCGGAAACCGCAGAACAGCAAAGGCGAAGCCAGCATCGACCTCTCCGCCGGGCATGACGGGGAACCCTTGCTGGCCGGGACGTATGTCGATTACGACCCGGCGCCGCGGGAATACGAACTCGCCGTCGCACAAACCGTGCTGCAAGTGCACAACCGGGTCACCGACCTCTACAACACCCCCCACGACCAGCTCGAGCAGCAGCTGCGGCTGACGGTGGAAGCGTTGCGGGAACGGCAGGAACACGACCTGATCAACAACACCGACTTCGGGCTGCTGCACAACACCGACCTCAAACACCGTCTCACCACCCGCACCGGCCCGCCAACGCCGTTGGACATGGATGATTTGCTGTGCCGGCGGCGGAAAACGAAGTTTTTCCTCGCCCATCCCCGCGCGATCGCCGCGTTCGGACGCGCGTGTACTGCGCACCGGGTGTATCCCGATATCGGCGTGCTGGACGGGAAACGCGTGCAGACCTGGCGCGGGGTGCCGATCCTGCCGTGCGACAAGATTCCGGTGACCGAGACGGGCACGACGTCGATCCTGGCGATGCGCACCGGCGAAGACGACGCCGGAGTGATCGGCCTACGGCCCAAGGAACTCCCCGATGAGCACCAGCCGGGGGTGAACGTCCGGTGGATGGGGATCAGCGAACGCGCGATCACCTCCTACCTCGTCAGCGCTTACCACTCCGCGGCTGTGCTGGTCCCGGACGCACTCGGTGTTCTCGACGACGTGGAGGTCGCGAACTGA
- a CDS encoding aminotransferase class I/II-fold pyridoxal phosphate-dependent enzyme, whose protein sequence is MTESPPRFGTPLHVGRPNIGDRGRFLDRLGGALDRHWLANNGPLVREFEARVAELAGTRHCVPVGNATVGIQIAAKAAGVAPGDEVVVPSFTSPATAHALHWIGATPVFCDVDETANADPDHVARLIGPRTRAIVGVHVFGRPCRIDRLTALAGRHGLPLILDAAQAVGCTYRGSPIGGFGLAEVFSFHATKYLNSFEGGAIVTDDDELAERARAMRNLGMNDERDQVVCGINGRMTEASAAMGLTSLEAMATIISANRRNHRLYRTGLAGLDGVRLHEMAPGERANHQYIVIEVDGAIAGADRDTVLRALARHNVLARRYFHPGCHQIPPYRDHPALHTPLPLPRTEALCDRVLSLPTGTAIGPAEITAICEIVREACTGGQARAA, encoded by the coding sequence ATGACAGAGTCACCACCGCGGTTCGGCACGCCGCTGCACGTCGGCCGTCCGAACATCGGCGACCGCGGCCGGTTCCTCGACCGGCTCGGCGGCGCGCTGGACCGGCACTGGCTGGCCAACAACGGCCCGCTGGTGCGGGAATTCGAGGCGCGGGTCGCCGAACTGGCCGGGACCCGGCACTGCGTCCCGGTGGGCAACGCGACCGTGGGCATCCAGATCGCGGCGAAGGCGGCCGGGGTCGCGCCGGGCGACGAGGTCGTCGTCCCGTCCTTCACTTCGCCCGCGACGGCCCACGCACTGCACTGGATCGGGGCCACGCCGGTGTTCTGCGACGTCGACGAGACGGCCAACGCGGACCCGGACCACGTCGCGCGCCTGATCGGGCCGCGGACCCGCGCGATCGTCGGCGTGCACGTGTTCGGCAGGCCGTGCCGGATCGACCGGCTGACCGCGCTCGCCGGCCGGCACGGCCTGCCGCTCATCCTGGACGCCGCCCAGGCGGTGGGCTGCACCTACCGCGGCTCGCCGATCGGCGGGTTCGGCCTCGCCGAGGTGTTCAGCTTCCACGCGACCAAGTACCTGAACAGCTTCGAAGGCGGGGCGATCGTCACTGACGACGACGAGCTCGCCGAGCGCGCCCGCGCCATGCGCAACCTGGGGATGAACGACGAGCGGGACCAGGTGGTGTGCGGCATCAACGGGCGGATGACCGAAGCGTCCGCCGCGATGGGGCTGACTTCCCTCGAAGCGATGGCGACGATCATCTCCGCGAACCGCCGCAACCACCGGCTGTACCGGACGGGGCTGGCCGGCCTCGACGGCGTGCGCCTGCACGAAATGGCGCCCGGGGAACGCGCGAACCACCAGTACATCGTCATCGAGGTCGACGGTGCCATCGCCGGTGCCGATCGCGACACGGTGCTGCGGGCATTGGCGCGGCACAACGTGCTGGCCCGGCGCTACTTCCACCCCGGCTGCCACCAGATCCCGCCGTACCGCGACCACCCGGCACTGCACACGCCGTTGCCGCTGCCGCGCACGGAAGCGTTGTGCGACCGCGTGCTTTCGCTGCCGACCGGCACGGCCATCGGGCCCGCCGAGATCACGGCGATCTGCGAGATCGTCCGGGAGGCGTGCACCGGCGGACAGGCCCGGGCGGCCTGA
- a CDS encoding dTDP-4-dehydrorhamnose 3,5-epimerase family protein: MGEVREARELAVPGAFEFGPRVFPDERGLFVCPFQEAGFVKAVGHPLKVAQLNHSRSRRGTIRGLHYADVPPGQAKYVYCSRGALLDVVADIRVGSPTFGAVDAVRLDPLEFRAVYVPEGLGHAIMALEDDTVLSYLCTTEYDAGREHGLDPLDPELGLPWPPGFEPLLSDKDRAAPGLAQAREEGLLPRYEECVAHYRRLRENPVHADSTSAH; the protein is encoded by the coding sequence TTGGGAGAGGTCCGAGAAGCCAGGGAACTGGCCGTACCCGGCGCGTTCGAGTTCGGCCCGCGGGTGTTCCCGGACGAGCGGGGCCTGTTCGTGTGCCCGTTCCAGGAGGCGGGTTTCGTCAAGGCGGTCGGCCACCCGCTGAAGGTGGCGCAGCTCAACCACAGCCGGTCCCGGCGCGGCACGATCCGGGGGCTGCACTACGCCGACGTGCCACCCGGCCAGGCGAAGTACGTCTACTGCTCGCGCGGGGCGCTGCTGGACGTGGTGGCCGACATCCGCGTCGGGTCCCCGACCTTCGGCGCGGTGGACGCGGTGCGCCTCGACCCGCTCGAATTCCGCGCGGTGTACGTGCCGGAGGGGCTCGGCCACGCGATCATGGCCCTCGAGGACGACACGGTGCTGTCCTACCTGTGCACGACGGAGTACGACGCGGGCCGCGAGCACGGCCTCGACCCGCTGGACCCGGAACTGGGGCTGCCGTGGCCGCCGGGCTTCGAGCCGTTGCTGTCGGACAAGGACCGCGCGGCCCCCGGCCTGGCCCAGGCGCGGGAAGAAGGGCTGCTGCCGCGGTACGAGGAATGCGTGGCGCACTACCGGCGGCTGCGCGAAAATCCGGTCCACGCCGATTCGACATCGGCGCACTGA